A single region of the Rhodococcus sp. W8901 genome encodes:
- a CDS encoding DUF305 domain-containing protein: MTDNQNQAEAGSAPSSRSQRTALTVIGLIGVLAIGFALGFFVKLPLNDDTTTVPKSDSVDVGFAQDMTVHHNQAIDMATIALTKSGDQAVKNLAYDILTTQQNQVGQMQGWLALWDQAPLPSGGYMTWMTEGEGHGHSDHAAASTAEPAQDSSSMPGMASPEEMSALGQSSGPALDVMFLQLMLRHHQGGLPMMQYAEQYADVPVVRNLAKTMVATQQGESTLITGMLAERNAAPLPMN, encoded by the coding sequence ATGACCGACAACCAGAACCAGGCCGAGGCCGGTTCCGCTCCGTCCAGCCGCAGTCAACGAACGGCGCTCACCGTGATCGGGCTGATCGGTGTCCTGGCCATCGGATTCGCGCTCGGCTTCTTCGTGAAGCTGCCGCTGAACGACGACACCACCACAGTCCCGAAATCTGATTCCGTCGACGTCGGGTTCGCGCAGGACATGACGGTCCATCACAACCAGGCCATCGACATGGCCACGATCGCGCTGACGAAGTCGGGCGATCAGGCGGTGAAGAACCTCGCGTACGACATCCTGACGACCCAGCAGAACCAGGTCGGCCAGATGCAAGGCTGGCTGGCCCTGTGGGATCAGGCGCCACTGCCCAGCGGCGGGTACATGACCTGGATGACCGAGGGCGAGGGCCACGGTCATTCGGACCACGCAGCGGCATCGACGGCGGAGCCGGCACAGGACTCCAGCTCGATGCCGGGTATGGCGAGCCCCGAGGAGATGTCGGCGCTGGGACAGTCGTCGGGGCCGGCGCTCGACGTGATGTTCCTTCAGCTCATGCTGCGGCACCATCAGGGTGGGCTCCCGATGATGCAGTACGCCGAGCAGTACGCGGACGTTCCGGTGGTTCGTAACCTCGCGAAGACGATGGTCGCGACGCAGCAGGGCGAGTCGACGCTCATCACGGGCATGCTCGCGGAGCGGAACGCCGCCCCGCTACCGATGAACTAG
- a CDS encoding DUF3105 domain-containing protein — MPSGSESRGPGNNNTRAKSAKAIKAAKNKGGVPAAKRGGGTARQIPWLTIGAVIAVVALIGVLAINIFPKYQDQQAVAKFTPSESNQDPSTAIDGVVTVDYPAGVHVDATQRVAYDQTPPFGGPHDSVWATCMGTVYADPIRTENAVHSLEHGAIWIAYNPDKIDDAQRKQLEERASSRDGYMLMSPYPGMDSPISLQSWGHQLEVDTADDERIDQFIAALRLNRYAYPEVGASCSTIPGSFDPANPPPFDAAAPGPDAVPMDGGGITPDASETGGGAGLPNGMQIPTELQQPAPATGGNG, encoded by the coding sequence ATGCCCAGCGGTTCGGAAAGTCGCGGTCCCGGAAATAACAACACCCGGGCCAAGTCAGCCAAGGCAATCAAGGCAGCGAAGAACAAGGGCGGGGTGCCTGCCGCCAAGCGCGGCGGGGGCACGGCGCGCCAGATTCCGTGGCTGACCATCGGCGCGGTCATCGCCGTCGTCGCCCTGATCGGCGTCCTCGCGATCAACATCTTCCCGAAGTACCAGGATCAGCAGGCGGTGGCGAAGTTCACCCCGTCCGAGTCCAATCAGGATCCGTCGACAGCGATCGACGGCGTCGTCACGGTCGACTACCCGGCCGGCGTGCACGTCGACGCGACCCAGCGGGTCGCGTACGACCAGACCCCGCCGTTCGGCGGACCGCACGATTCCGTGTGGGCCACATGCATGGGCACCGTGTACGCCGATCCGATCCGCACCGAGAACGCCGTCCACTCGCTCGAACACGGCGCGATCTGGATCGCGTACAACCCCGACAAGATCGACGACGCGCAGCGCAAGCAGCTCGAGGAGCGTGCGAGCTCCCGTGACGGCTACATGCTGATGTCTCCGTACCCGGGCATGGACTCCCCGATCTCGCTGCAGTCGTGGGGACACCAGCTCGAGGTCGACACCGCCGACGACGAGCGCATCGACCAGTTCATCGCCGCCCTGCGCCTCAACCGGTACGCCTACCCCGAGGTCGGCGCGAGCTGCTCGACGATCCCCGGCTCGTTCGATCCCGCCAACCCGCCTCCGTTCGACGCGGCCGCGCCGGGACCGGACGCGGTCCCGATGGACGGCGGCGGCATCACGCCGGACGCGAGTGAGACCGGCGGCGGCGCCGGTCTGCCCAACGGCATGCAGATTCCGACCGAACTCCAGCAGCCGGCGCCCGCGACCGGCGGAAACGGCTGA
- the argS gene encoding arginine--tRNA ligase, with protein sequence MTPADLAELLRGTAAKVLAEHGLDVSVLPATLTVERPRNPEHGDYATNVAMQVAKKAGVNPRDLATWLAEALTASEGIDSADVAGPGFLNIRLAADAQGAIVAKALEAGAAYGAGDALAGKRINLEFVSANPTGPIHLGGTRWAAVGDALGRILSTQGADVTREYYFNDHGAQIDRFTRSLIAAAKGEPAPEDGYAGEYIVDIAADVQKQAPGVLELPEAECHETFRCIGVELMFTHIKRTLHEFGVDFDVYFHENSLFESGAVETAVETLKSSGNLYHEDGAWWLKSTDFGDDKDRVVIKSDGNAAYIAGDIAYFQNKRARGFDLCIYMLGADHHGYIGRLKAAAAAFGDDPDTVEVMIGQMVNLVRGGVAVKMSKRAGTVITLDDLVEAIGVDAARYVLVRSSVDQSIDIDLELWTSTSNENPVYYVQYAHARLCSIARNAADLGLSAENPNLGLLTHDREGDLIRTIGEYPRVVAKAADLREPHRVARYLEELAGTYHRFYDACRILPQGEEEAGDLHTARLALCDASRQVLANGLGLLGVSTPERM encoded by the coding sequence GTGACTCCAGCCGACCTTGCCGAACTGCTCCGAGGGACCGCCGCGAAGGTGCTCGCCGAGCACGGACTCGACGTATCCGTACTGCCCGCGACGTTGACGGTCGAGCGTCCGCGAAATCCCGAGCACGGCGATTACGCCACCAACGTGGCGATGCAGGTCGCCAAGAAGGCCGGCGTCAATCCCCGCGATCTGGCCACCTGGCTGGCGGAGGCGCTGACGGCGTCCGAGGGCATCGACTCGGCCGACGTCGCGGGACCCGGCTTCCTCAACATTCGCCTCGCAGCCGACGCGCAGGGCGCGATCGTCGCGAAGGCGCTCGAGGCGGGCGCGGCGTACGGCGCGGGTGACGCGCTCGCCGGGAAGCGGATCAACCTCGAATTCGTCTCCGCGAACCCCACCGGCCCCATCCACCTCGGTGGAACCCGCTGGGCCGCGGTCGGCGACGCGCTGGGCCGTATCCTGTCCACGCAGGGCGCCGACGTGACGCGCGAGTACTACTTCAACGACCACGGCGCCCAGATCGACCGCTTCACGCGTTCGCTGATCGCCGCGGCGAAGGGCGAACCGGCGCCGGAGGACGGGTACGCCGGCGAATACATCGTCGACATCGCCGCCGATGTGCAGAAGCAGGCCCCGGGCGTCCTCGAGCTGCCCGAGGCCGAGTGCCACGAGACCTTCCGGTGCATCGGCGTCGAGCTGATGTTCACCCACATCAAGCGCACGCTCCACGAGTTCGGCGTCGACTTCGACGTCTACTTCCACGAGAACTCGCTGTTCGAGTCGGGCGCGGTGGAGACGGCGGTCGAGACCCTCAAGAGCTCCGGCAACCTGTACCACGAGGACGGTGCGTGGTGGCTCAAGAGCACCGACTTCGGTGACGACAAGGACCGCGTCGTCATCAAGTCGGACGGCAACGCGGCCTACATCGCCGGTGACATCGCGTACTTCCAGAACAAGCGGGCCCGCGGCTTCGACCTGTGCATCTACATGCTCGGCGCCGACCACCACGGCTACATCGGCCGCCTCAAGGCCGCCGCGGCCGCGTTCGGTGACGATCCGGACACCGTCGAGGTCATGATCGGGCAGATGGTCAACCTCGTTCGCGGCGGCGTGGCCGTGAAGATGAGCAAGCGAGCCGGCACCGTCATCACCCTCGACGATCTCGTCGAGGCGATCGGCGTCGACGCCGCCCGGTATGTCCTGGTGCGCTCGTCGGTGGACCAGAGCATCGACATCGACCTCGAGCTGTGGACCAGCACCAGCAACGAGAACCCGGTGTACTACGTCCAGTACGCGCACGCGCGCCTGTGCTCGATCGCCCGCAACGCCGCCGACCTGGGGTTGAGCGCGGAGAACCCGAACCTGGGTCTGCTCACGCACGACCGCGAGGGCGACCTCATCCGCACGATCGGCGAGTACCCGCGCGTCGTGGCGAAGGCCGCCGACCTGCGCGAGCCGCACCGCGTCGCGCGGTACCTCGAGGAGCTCGCGGGCACCTACCACCGCTTCTACGACGCGTGCCGCATCCTGCCGCAGGGCGAGGAGGAGGCCGGCGACCTGCACACCGCGCGTCTGGCCCTGTGCGACGCGTCGCGTCAGGTGCTGGCCAACGGTCTCGGACTGCTCGGCGTCTCCACCCCGGAGCGCATGTGA
- the lysA gene encoding diaminopimelate decarboxylase yields MNAHPAGPRHAEIQHAPGLPPRPTTASAMTALPAQVWPRGAERGADGVVRIAGVPVTDLAAKYGTPLFVVDEDDFRSRCREMARAFGGAERVHYASKAFLSAEIARWVRDEGLSMDVASGGELAVALHAGFPAGRITMHGNNKSVAELDTAVTAGVGHIVLDSMVEIDRLDEVAARHGVVQDVLIRITVGVEAHTHEFIATAHEDQKFGFSLSGGKAMEAAAAVFASANLRLVGLHSHIGSQIFEVDGFELAAHRVIGLMREIVDRFGPEKTAQLSIVDLGGGLGISYLSSDNPPPVDQLAAKLAHIVATESEAAGLPTPTLMVEPGRAIAGPGTITLYEVGTIKDVTLDAGATRRYISVDGGMSDNIRTSLYQAEYDARLVSRDSDGEPVVARVVGKHCESGDIVIRDAWMPDDLGPGDLLAVAATGAYCYSMSSRYNLLTRPAVVAVRDGASRLILRRETVEDLLSLEVSE; encoded by the coding sequence GTGAACGCGCATCCCGCCGGTCCCCGGCACGCCGAGATCCAGCACGCCCCCGGGCTGCCGCCGCGTCCGACCACGGCGTCGGCGATGACGGCGCTGCCCGCGCAGGTGTGGCCGCGTGGCGCCGAGCGTGGCGCCGACGGTGTCGTCCGCATCGCCGGTGTCCCGGTCACCGACCTGGCCGCGAAGTACGGCACCCCGCTGTTCGTCGTGGACGAGGACGACTTCCGGTCCCGGTGCCGCGAAATGGCGCGCGCGTTCGGCGGCGCCGAGCGCGTGCACTACGCGTCCAAGGCGTTCCTGTCCGCCGAGATCGCCCGCTGGGTGCGTGACGAGGGACTGTCGATGGACGTCGCATCGGGCGGCGAACTCGCCGTCGCGCTGCACGCCGGGTTCCCCGCCGGGCGCATCACGATGCACGGCAACAACAAGTCCGTCGCCGAACTCGACACCGCGGTCACCGCCGGCGTCGGGCACATCGTGCTCGACTCGATGGTCGAGATCGACCGCCTGGACGAGGTCGCGGCTCGGCACGGTGTCGTGCAGGACGTGCTGATCCGGATCACGGTCGGTGTCGAGGCGCACACCCACGAGTTCATCGCGACCGCCCACGAGGACCAGAAGTTCGGGTTCTCGCTGTCCGGCGGCAAGGCCATGGAGGCGGCTGCCGCCGTGTTCGCTTCGGCGAACCTGCGACTGGTCGGTCTGCACAGCCACATCGGCTCGCAGATCTTCGAGGTCGACGGCTTCGAGCTGGCCGCGCACCGCGTGATCGGGCTGATGCGCGAGATCGTCGACCGTTTCGGGCCGGAGAAGACCGCGCAGCTGTCGATCGTCGACCTCGGCGGCGGTCTCGGTATCTCGTACCTGTCCAGCGACAATCCGCCGCCCGTGGACCAGCTCGCGGCCAAGCTCGCGCACATCGTCGCCACCGAGTCCGAGGCCGCGGGACTGCCCACCCCGACCCTCATGGTCGAACCCGGCCGCGCGATTGCCGGTCCGGGCACCATCACGCTGTACGAGGTCGGCACCATCAAGGACGTCACCCTCGACGCCGGTGCGACCCGGCGGTACATCAGCGTCGACGGCGGCATGAGTGACAACATCCGCACGTCGCTGTACCAGGCGGAATATGATGCGCGTCTGGTCTCGCGGGACAGCGACGGCGAGCCCGTCGTCGCGCGTGTCGTCGGCAAGCATTGCGAAAGTGGTGACATCGTCATCCGCGACGCGTGGATGCCGGACGACCTGGGTCCCGGAGATTTGCTCGCGGTCGCGGCGACGGGCGCATACTGCTATTCGATGTCCAGCCGGTACAACCTGCTCACCCGCCCAGCCGTGGTGGCAGTGCGAGACGGCGCCTCACGCCTAATCTTGCGTAGGGAAACTGTGGAAGATCTGCTCAGCTTGGAGGTTTCGGAGTGA
- a CDS encoding homoserine dehydrogenase: protein MTSESAQRAIGVAVLGLGTVGSEVARIIRDHSTDLEARVGARLELRGVAVRRIDGDRGVPRELLTTDAESLVTRDDVDVVVEVIGGIELPRKLVLAALNAGKSVVTANKALLAEYTGELAEAAERQSVDLYFEAAVAGAIPVIRPLTQSLAGDRVDRVLGIVNGTTNFILSAMDETGADYADTLAEAGRLGYAEADPTADVEGFDAASKAAILASIAFHTRVTAGDVYREGISKITSADLDAAKSLDCTIKLLSICERIVGEDGSERVSARVYPALVPREHPLAGVNGAYNAVVVESAAAGRLMFYGQGAGGAPTASAVMGDLVMAARNRVHGGRGPRESKYADLPIAPMGDIPTRYYVNMQVADRAGVLSAVSAEFAKRGVSISTVRQEGAGDGARLVVVTHLANDAALSETVAALAELESVTAVTSVLRLEGTSE, encoded by the coding sequence GTGACCAGCGAATCGGCGCAGCGCGCCATCGGGGTGGCTGTTCTCGGCCTCGGGACCGTGGGCAGCGAGGTGGCTCGGATCATCCGGGACCACTCGACGGACCTCGAGGCCCGAGTCGGTGCGCGTCTGGAACTGCGCGGTGTCGCGGTGCGCCGCATCGACGGTGATCGCGGCGTGCCGCGGGAGTTGCTGACCACCGACGCGGAGTCCCTCGTGACCCGCGACGACGTCGACGTGGTCGTCGAGGTGATCGGCGGTATCGAGTTGCCGCGCAAGCTGGTGCTCGCAGCGCTCAACGCGGGCAAGTCCGTGGTGACGGCCAACAAGGCCCTGCTCGCCGAGTACACCGGCGAACTCGCCGAGGCGGCAGAGCGGCAGAGCGTGGACCTGTACTTCGAGGCCGCCGTCGCCGGCGCGATCCCGGTGATCCGCCCGCTGACCCAGTCCCTCGCCGGTGACCGTGTGGACCGCGTCCTCGGCATCGTCAACGGCACCACCAACTTCATCCTGTCCGCGATGGACGAGACCGGCGCCGACTACGCCGACACGCTCGCCGAGGCCGGTCGTCTGGGTTACGCCGAGGCCGACCCGACCGCCGACGTCGAGGGCTTCGACGCGGCGTCGAAGGCCGCGATCCTCGCATCGATCGCGTTCCACACCCGCGTCACCGCCGGTGACGTGTACCGCGAGGGCATCTCGAAGATCACCTCCGCCGACCTCGATGCCGCGAAGTCGCTGGACTGCACGATCAAGCTGCTGTCGATCTGCGAGCGCATCGTCGGCGAGGACGGCAGCGAGCGCGTCTCCGCCCGCGTGTACCCGGCGCTCGTCCCGCGCGAGCACCCCCTCGCCGGTGTCAACGGCGCCTACAACGCCGTGGTCGTCGAGTCCGCCGCCGCGGGCCGCCTGATGTTCTACGGCCAGGGCGCCGGTGGCGCTCCCACCGCGTCGGCCGTCATGGGCGACCTCGTCATGGCCGCGCGCAACCGCGTGCACGGCGGACGCGGACCCCGCGAGTCCAAGTACGCGGACCTGCCGATCGCGCCGATGGGCGACATTCCCACCCGGTACTACGTGAACATGCAGGTCGCCGACCGCGCCGGCGTCCTCTCGGCGGTCTCCGCCGAGTTCGCCAAGCGTGGCGTCAGCATCTCCACGGTCCGGCAGGAGGGCGCCGGCGACGGCGCGCGCCTGGTGGTCGTCACTCACCTCGCGAACGACGCGGCACTGTCGGAAACGGTTGCCGCCCTTGCCGAACTCGAATCTGTAACCGCTGTGACCAGCGTGCTCCGACTGGAAGGTACCTCCGAATGA
- the thrC gene encoding threonine synthase — translation MTGANPKADTKTTPVHTPWPGLIEAYRDRLAIGPNWKTVTLREGGTPLLPAGHLSELTGCDVYLKVEGLNPTGSFKDRGMTMAVTDALARGQQAVLCASTGNTSASAAAYAAKAGMGCAVLVPQGKIAMGKLAQAVMHGARIIQVQGNFDDCLELARKTTAEFPTIGLVNSVNPVRIEGQKTAAFEICDALGKAPDVHALPVGNAGNITAYWRGYSEYFADGITSVRPRMLGVQAAGAAPLVHGAPVKDPETIATAIRIGAPASWDGAVAAKEESNGAFRAATDEEILEAYRLIAATEGVFVEPASAASVAGLLAARKEGWLDSGLTVVCTVTGNGLKDPDTALAGMPAVQPIPVDPVAVASALELA, via the coding sequence ATGACCGGCGCCAACCCCAAGGCCGATACCAAGACCACCCCCGTCCACACGCCGTGGCCGGGACTGATCGAGGCCTACCGTGACCGGCTCGCGATCGGACCGAACTGGAAGACCGTCACCCTGCGCGAGGGCGGCACGCCGCTGCTGCCCGCCGGGCACCTGTCGGAGCTCACCGGCTGCGACGTGTACCTCAAGGTCGAGGGCCTCAACCCCACCGGTTCCTTCAAGGACCGCGGCATGACGATGGCCGTCACCGACGCCCTCGCCCGCGGCCAGCAGGCCGTGCTGTGCGCGTCCACCGGTAACACCTCCGCCTCCGCCGCCGCGTACGCCGCCAAGGCCGGGATGGGCTGCGCCGTGCTGGTTCCGCAGGGCAAGATCGCGATGGGCAAGCTCGCGCAGGCCGTCATGCACGGCGCGCGAATCATCCAGGTGCAGGGCAACTTCGACGACTGCCTCGAGCTGGCTCGCAAGACCACCGCCGAGTTCCCGACCATCGGCCTGGTCAACTCGGTCAACCCGGTGCGTATCGAGGGCCAGAAGACCGCCGCATTCGAGATCTGCGACGCCCTCGGCAAGGCCCCCGACGTGCACGCGCTGCCCGTCGGTAACGCCGGCAACATCACCGCCTACTGGCGCGGCTACTCGGAGTACTTCGCCGACGGGATCACCTCGGTGCGTCCGCGCATGCTCGGTGTCCAGGCCGCCGGTGCCGCTCCGCTGGTGCACGGCGCCCCGGTCAAGGATCCCGAGACCATCGCGACCGCGATCCGCATCGGCGCACCCGCGTCGTGGGACGGTGCCGTCGCCGCCAAGGAGGAGTCGAACGGCGCGTTCCGTGCCGCGACCGACGAGGAGATCCTCGAGGCGTACCGCCTGATCGCGGCCACCGAGGGTGTCTTCGTGGAGCCGGCGTCGGCCGCCAGCGTCGCGGGCCTGCTCGCCGCGCGCAAGGAGGGCTGGCTCGATTCCGGCCTGACCGTGGTCTGCACCGTCACCGGCAACGGCCTCAAGGATCCCGACACCGCGCTCGCGGGCATGCCTGCGGTGCAGCCGATCCCGGTCGACCCCGTGGCTGTCGCCTCCGCCCTCGAGCTGGCGTAG
- the thrB gene encoding homoserine kinase, producing the protein MTQTLPIGLTVTARVPASSANLGPGFDTLGLALGLYDEITVTTTESGLTVRVEGEGADDVPWGPSHLVVRAIERGLEAAGVWADGLDVVCRNAIPHSRGLGSSASAAVGGLAAANGLARKAAPELELTDAQLVQLSSEFEGHPDNAAASVLGGAVVSWSETSDDDDAQRLYRAVRLPVHPDVRVVALVPSERSSTALTRGLLPETVPHRDAAFNVSRGALAVVALTQRPDLLMTATEDKLHQTQRAPALPLTTRWIAKLREAGIAATVSGAGPTVLALSDRPFPEALRVEAEREALRVLELEIADGVQID; encoded by the coding sequence ATGACACAGACCCTCCCCATCGGACTCACGGTGACCGCGCGCGTCCCCGCGTCCAGTGCGAATCTCGGTCCGGGATTCGACACCCTGGGGCTGGCGCTGGGTCTGTACGACGAGATCACGGTCACCACCACCGAGTCGGGCCTGACCGTCCGGGTCGAGGGTGAGGGCGCCGACGACGTGCCGTGGGGTCCGTCGCACCTCGTCGTCCGCGCCATCGAGCGGGGTCTCGAAGCGGCGGGAGTGTGGGCCGACGGCCTGGATGTGGTGTGCCGGAACGCCATTCCGCACTCGCGCGGGCTCGGTTCCTCGGCCTCGGCCGCTGTCGGTGGCCTGGCCGCGGCCAACGGACTCGCCCGCAAGGCGGCTCCCGAACTCGAGCTCACCGACGCGCAGCTGGTGCAGCTGTCGTCGGAGTTCGAGGGACATCCCGACAATGCCGCCGCCAGCGTGCTGGGCGGGGCAGTGGTGTCGTGGAGCGAGACCTCGGACGACGACGATGCGCAGCGCCTCTACCGCGCGGTGCGGTTGCCGGTGCACCCCGACGTCCGAGTGGTGGCACTGGTGCCGTCCGAGCGTTCGTCAACTGCGCTCACCCGCGGACTGCTGCCGGAGACGGTTCCGCACCGCGACGCCGCGTTCAACGTCAGCCGCGGTGCGCTCGCGGTCGTCGCGCTCACCCAGCGACCGGATCTGTTGATGACCGCGACGGAGGACAAGCTGCACCAGACGCAGCGCGCTCCGGCGCTGCCGTTGACGACGCGGTGGATCGCGAAGCTGCGTGAGGCGGGCATCGCGGCCACCGTCTCGGGCGCCGGCCCGACCGTGCTGGCGCTTTCCGACCGGCCGTTCCCGGAGGCGCTGCGGGTCGAGGCCGAGCGCGAGGCCCTGCGAGTGCTCGAACTCGAGATCGCAGACGGCGTTCAGATCGACTGA
- the rho gene encoding transcription termination factor Rho, with protein sequence MTDTDLIATPVQDSPAEAEGARAGNSPKTSDAAPREGAVVASTKRAEARRGAGLSGMVLAELRSLAGELGIKGTSGMRKGDLIAAIKERQGGSSAAKAAPAEAAPAAEAPAPRKESAESSAPATADVQESADAEQGSRRGRQRRGASRRTGAPEGAEAENAQADTAQAEPKAADSKQEQGREQTKDQGKDQQSDDRGERGGRRERGERGDRAQGGDRGERGERAQGGDRSQSGNGPRGEGRGERRDGDDEEGGRGRRGRRFRERRRGRDRGEGGEVREGREPEIREDDVLQPVAGILDVLDNYAFVRTSGYLAGPNDVYVSMNLVRKNGLRRGDAITGAVRVPREGEQQSNQRQKFNPLVRLDTVNGGDVEAARKRPEFNKLTPLYPNQRLRLETTPNILTTRVIDLIMPIGKGQRALIVSPPKAGKTTVLQDIANAITVNNPECYLMVVLVDERPEEVTDMQRSVNGEVIASTFDRPPADHTSVAELAIERAKRLVEAGRDVVVLLDSITRLGRAYNNSSPASGRILSGGVDSTALYPPKRFLGAARNIENGGSLTIIASALVETGSTGDTVIFEEFKGTGNAEIKLDRKIAERRVFPAVDVNLSSTRKDELLMSPDEFAVVHKLRRVLSGLDSHQAIDLLVDRLKKSKSNIEFLMQVSKTAPGALGD encoded by the coding sequence GTGACCGATACGGACCTGATTGCCACGCCTGTTCAAGATTCCCCGGCAGAGGCCGAGGGTGCCCGGGCGGGTAATTCTCCAAAGACTTCTGACGCTGCACCGCGCGAGGGCGCGGTCGTCGCGTCCACCAAGCGTGCCGAGGCCCGGCGTGGAGCCGGGCTGTCCGGGATGGTGCTCGCCGAGCTTCGTTCGCTCGCGGGCGAACTCGGCATCAAGGGCACCTCGGGAATGCGCAAGGGTGACCTGATCGCCGCAATCAAGGAGCGTCAGGGTGGCTCGAGTGCCGCCAAGGCGGCTCCTGCCGAAGCCGCTCCCGCCGCGGAAGCGCCGGCGCCTCGCAAGGAGAGCGCCGAGTCGTCGGCACCGGCGACTGCCGATGTGCAGGAGAGCGCCGACGCCGAGCAGGGCAGCCGTCGTGGTCGTCAGCGTCGCGGCGCCTCGCGTCGTACGGGTGCTCCCGAGGGTGCCGAGGCGGAGAACGCGCAGGCCGACACCGCCCAGGCCGAGCCCAAGGCCGCCGACTCCAAGCAGGAGCAGGGCCGGGAGCAGACCAAGGACCAGGGCAAGGACCAGCAGTCCGACGACCGAGGCGAGCGCGGCGGACGTCGTGAGCGCGGTGAGCGTGGCGACCGTGCTCAGGGCGGTGACCGCGGTGAGCGCGGCGAGCGTGCTCAGGGCGGCGACCGCTCCCAGAGCGGCAACGGACCTCGTGGCGAAGGTCGCGGTGAACGCCGTGACGGTGACGACGAAGAGGGCGGTCGCGGACGTCGTGGACGTCGCTTCCGTGAGCGTCGCCGTGGTCGTGACCGTGGCGAGGGCGGCGAGGTCCGCGAGGGCCGCGAGCCCGAGATCCGCGAGGACGACGTCCTGCAGCCGGTCGCCGGCATCCTCGACGTCCTCGACAACTACGCGTTCGTGCGCACCTCCGGCTACCTCGCGGGCCCGAACGACGTGTACGTCTCGATGAACCTGGTTCGCAAGAACGGCCTGCGTCGCGGTGACGCGATCACCGGCGCGGTCCGCGTTCCCCGTGAGGGCGAGCAGCAGAGCAACCAGCGGCAGAAGTTCAACCCGCTGGTGCGCCTGGACACCGTCAACGGTGGCGACGTCGAGGCGGCGCGCAAGCGTCCGGAGTTCAACAAGCTCACGCCGCTCTACCCGAACCAGCGACTGCGCCTCGAGACCACGCCGAACATCCTCACCACGCGTGTCATCGACCTGATCATGCCGATCGGTAAGGGTCAGCGTGCCCTGATCGTGTCGCCGCCGAAGGCCGGTAAGACCACCGTCCTGCAGGACATCGCGAACGCGATCACGGTCAACAACCCCGAGTGCTACCTCATGGTCGTCCTCGTCGACGAGCGTCCCGAGGAAGTCACCGACATGCAGCGCTCGGTGAACGGCGAGGTCATCGCCTCGACGTTCGACCGTCCGCCGGCCGATCACACCTCGGTTGCCGAGCTGGCGATCGAGCGCGCGAAGCGCCTCGTCGAGGCCGGTCGCGACGTCGTGGTGCTGCTCGACTCGATCACCCGTCTGGGCCGCGCGTACAACAACTCGTCGCCCGCGTCGGGACGCATCCTGTCCGGTGGTGTCGACTCGACCGCGCTGTACCCGCCGAAGCGATTCCTCGGTGCCGCTCGCAACATCGAGAACGGTGGCTCGCTGACCATCATCGCGTCCGCGCTGGTCGAGACCGGCTCGACCGGTGACACCGTGATCTTCGAGGAGTTCAAGGGCACCGGCAACGCCGAGATCAAGCTCGACCGCAAGATCGCCGAGCGACGCGTCTTCCCGGCGGTGGACGTCAACCTGTCCAGCACCCGCAAGGACGAGCTGCTGATGAGCCCCGACGAGTTCGCCGTCGTGCACAAGCTGCGGCGTGTGCTCTCCGGCCTCGATTCGCACCAGGCCATCGACCTGCTCGTCGACCGCCTCAAGAAGAGCAAGAGCAACATCGAGTTCCTGATGCAGGTCTCGAAGACTGCTCCGGGCGCGCTGGGGGACTGA
- the rpmE gene encoding 50S ribosomal protein L31 → MKAGIHPEYVATTVVCGCGNTFETHSTATSGRINVEVCSQCHPFYTGKQKILDTGGRVARFEARYGKRADKKAAADQ, encoded by the coding sequence ATGAAGGCTGGAATCCACCCCGAATACGTCGCCACCACCGTCGTGTGCGGTTGCGGTAACACGTTCGAGACCCACAGCACCGCGACCAGCGGACGTATCAACGTCGAGGTCTGCTCGCAGTGCCACCCGTTCTACACCGGCAAGCAGAAGATCCTCGACACCGGCGGCCGCGTGGCTCGCTTCGAGGCTCGCTACGGCAAGCGTGCCGACAAGAAGGCCGCTGCCGACCAGTAG